The Silene latifolia isolate original U9 population chromosome 4, ASM4854445v1, whole genome shotgun sequence region TTTATCTTATGTCATTACTTGTTTATCTCCGTTGGAATTTTTCGCAACCTAACCATAAATCCTGACTCCTCGTGTAGGACAGAGGGGTGTAAAGTACTCTATATGTTAGAAATTCAGGCACGCTTTTAATCACATCTATTTTCTATTCACGTTGAATTTTAGGTATATTTCATATACATAATGTTCTTTTTCATTTGATCACACCAACACCTTTACTTAGTACTCCCTCCGACCCAGACGAAAGGTAACATGGTGAAAAATGGGTTATTTAAGAAAAGAGGTAAAAAGGAGGGGCAAAGATGGAAAGATTGGTGAGTGGGCCACATGGGTAGTGGGTATTATTAAATGGGTTTAGgtgagttaaataaggagttagTGGGTGGGCCACATGATGGCATTTGTGTAACTATGAGGAGGGTATAAGGATTATATTGTCCAAAAATATGCCATTTAGAGTATGTTACCTTTGGTATGGTTCGTCCATTTTAGGAATCTGTTTCTTTGATGCAGGTCGGAGAAGATCTTATCTTACAAAAGTATGTTTTTTTCCTCTTGTAATCAATTTATACTCCCTCTATACCCCATCAAtgataacattgactttttcacacttgtcgagataCATTttacaacgtgaatatctttagttatacattattaaaaattataaaaatttgatattcctatagcattcatgacgataaatcaaacaagatctcacatgactatatttcctcttatagattaagaataatatcgaagattccctacgatCATGAATAGTGGCAAGATTCTCAATGTTACTATTGGTGTGGTATGAATGGAGTACTATTTAAAGTGTGGCCCATGTGTTTTTTTAAGAAAGATAAATGTTATATTTTATACTAAAAATTGGAATAAATGATCTTATGGGTTATAGAAGGCTTAATCAGAAAAATTAACTTTTAATACTTTTATCGTTGTTAATGAGATGGATATTTTAACTTTATTAATGTCAATAGTTATTCGGTAAAATCATTTCTACGATTGAAAGTTAAGTATTTAAGACAAAGATTTTAAATGATGAGTTTAACTATCTGAGTCATTTATTTTTTTACATTTCCGTTTTAGGTTCCTTAAACAAATCCTTTTCATTAGTATAATTCATAGTTTCTACAATAAACCTGGATAAGATATAATAGGACTTAAATATGTAAACTCGAAATTTTGGTGGATAAGATATAGGTAGGAGAGAATGGATGACACAAAAATTGAGTTAGGATGTTTAATCCTATCTATTAAACGAACAACCACAGAGCTTACGTGGCGCTCTGTGGTTTAAAGTCAACAATTCAACGGACAGTTTTTCTTTGCTAAATTTTAGTGCCCACGTTgcttaaacaaattaattatgtaCAACTTGATTGTTCCTTCTCTATGAGAACTGAGAAGTTCAATGTTCAATTACAAGTTACATGCTACATAATATGACTTAAGTTTTACAGTAAGTATAAAATTCACATCATTATAATTACAACAATTATTtcaattaattaatttgtcaatTTTATTTCATGACTGTTGTCACAACGAATTCTGCATCTTGATTTACACTACTAAATACGGAGTATACTGAATATTAAAAATTAAATATGCACAATTTCAACATTTATATTTATACTCAGTATGTGCTCTgtaggaaataaaaatataataaaggaaTGCTTTTAATAGTTACAACTCTTATTAATTTAAGGAAAAACACCAAAATGATTtataaaatggaaaaaaaaaaacgaataaaaaaACGGGAATAAAAAACATTGACATTATCAATCACAATTATTCACTAGATCTACAAacttgaaaatcttaagaacgaATATGCACATATATAATCtataaaaaaaaaggttcaaaacattttaaaacgTAAATAAATTGCAAAATCGAAAAAAGAAGGAGTGAAATCGTACAAAATAGTGATACAAAAAGACTCCTTCTTTGAAAAAAATGGTTTAGCAGAAATACTAATATaatcttaatcttatcttaatgTATGGAGATAAAGAATGAGCAACTACAAAGGAGGGAGGGAGGGATGGAGAGTAGTGTAAATCAAGATGATGAGTGGATATTGAATATGGTAAATTGTATGAGATGACGGCGGAAGTGGAATTGAGTATAGTATTGAGGAGTGAGGGTTAATGAGAGTgattatatatatactccctctcagtcgttataatgttcccctttgatatgggcacgatacttaagtaaaagtattaaaatattagtaaaagagttgtgtggggttggtggTAGGAGAGatggatgaattattagtagttaaataaagaattgtggggctaaaacataaaggaaagtaataaaataggagtaaaagagttgtgtggggtttggtgataggagagagaaatgaataaaataagagtaaaagtttctaaaaatagaaaggggaacattacttgaataatccgttttgggaaagagggaacattatagtgactgggagggagtatatgacaTGAGGTAGATTTCTTAGTTGTGGTATTTTGGGTCAAATGATATAGCTGTGGGTTTACGGGCTCCGTCAACATAAAAACTAAGTCCActaaaaacacaaattctcatttgtgacaggTATATCTGTTGCAATCTTGCGATGGGTCAGATATTATCCATGTGAGGTAGATAAGACAAAGCAGAATATCTAGGAAGTAGCAATCTGTTTTATTTTATCTAACCACATGGGTATTACTTGACCCGTCGCAAACTTATAACAGATATgtccgtcacaagagagacttgCTGAAATAAAAATTACTAGAAAAAACTAAGTAGGgaagtttattactttttttttttttaataatttggaTTAACTTTGATTCCATGGGATAGTTGTAAATTTACTTGAGAATGAAAAAGATAAATGATTACAAGTAGAATATATGATATAATAATTCTTGGGAGAAGAAATAGGCAAAAGGGAACTGAAGAGTTGAAATTTATATTTACCATGAGACAAGTAGAATATAGGATAATAAACTAATTAGGGaaagtttgttgagaatatatcaTGATAAATTAGAGTTGAAACTCATAGTTTCCATAATTAGTGATATAATATTGAAAATCTTTCTCTACTTAACTTATTATCATATGCCTTAGTAGGAATAGCAGCAGTTGTTGTATTACAAATTAGAAATACTAGAGATATTTTACCGCTTTAGCTTTAAAATAAAAAAGATAATTAAAGTAGTAATTTATCTTAAATATTTATGTTTTTTAAATTACAAAATTTCAAATAGCATACCCGTGTaaattgcacgggtttaaaactgtCCTCTTTATTACATATGGCTTATATCCTCTTTATCAAATTGATTAAAATATTTGAAGGCCTTTTAATATTAATCATATTTTTTTGATACTTTTCTTAATAACAACTAGCTTTTGCACCCGTGAAAATCACGAGTGTCTTTGAGATTAATTGTAAAGTTACGCATGATTGTACCCTCATTAGTGTCAAACATGTTCGCATTTTTGAGTATATAATATTTGAAGTACgttatatgaaaaaaaaaatatgttattttatttttcaaGTTCTTTTTATGTGTATCCTATTCATTTAAATTAACGGGTACAATTATCAACATAATATTGCACAATTAAATTAATATGTCGTTGTAACAACAAAATATTAAAAGCTTATTTATATGTTCAATTTATATGCCCGTGCCATTTTACACGGGTCCTAAAGTTAGTAAGAGATGATACCATTTACAAACGCAATAAAATTATAGTGATATAATGTGATTTTTTTTTGCGGGATAACTTATTTCacaataaaatccaaaaacagtaggtctcatgagagaacGTCTTCCACTAAATTAGTGAAAGACATAACatagaaaacaaaaataaataactcccccatcatgtgagaggtctctcaataacgatATTGAGACCGTCTCTCTAAATTTTTTGTGAAAGACAAATTTTAAAATTTGTGGTGTTTTAGTTTGTATTTAATGCTACAAATTATTTAACATTTACTTTTTTTGTTTTCTCAAATAAGAGTTTAATGGTGTTATATAATgctttttttaattgttttttttttttttgctaataaATGATTTGGTAATGTGGAGGTGGGTTGTGTAAATAATTGAAAATGTTGATGTGGCATGGGGATAGATGATTAGtttgtctttttattattatatatagttTAGTGAAATAGCATACCCGTGCAATTAAATACATAGGGAAACGTAAAAGATTTTGTCCATATGATCATATGTATTATGGGGTAaaatttaacccgttttaataataatatggaTACCGTCACCTTAAAAAAGGCTTACCTTAATTTTGCAAGGAACTTATACGACCATCTTACACCATATATGCGAATTGCAAAGTACATGACCGAACCGAAAAACAATACTCTGTACTATATTAATTATTGTTGGGTGATAATGTATATCAACCTATTTCAGATTATCGTATGGAACCCAAAATGTATATTTTCATAAGCTTATAGATGGTAGGGCTCAGCAAAAATATACACTACGGTTTTCTCACAACTTTATAAGTATATGAAGCGATatccgattttaataatatgAGTTTTGTACATTTGATGCAGTTTTAATATAAAAACGATATCGAATAAATGTGACAAAAAGCCATATTGAATACGGTTTAATTATTTTTTAGTTTTCTTATAATAACTAATTTTGAAAAAGCAAACTAAATAgcaaacccgtgcaatttgcacgggtttaagactagtaGACATTAAACACAACACAATCATGAATTATTGaattgatttttatttttatttttgaattattgTATATTCATGGAATATAGACTGACATTTTAGTAAAATAAGTGAGGTAGAAGAGCAACAAAAGAGGTGTAAACCAAATTAAAACCAACCAATCTCCCAACTCCCAAATTACTCTCTACTTAACAACCCCTTCTCTCCCCATCCAATCACAACCAAAATTCAACAATATCACACTTACTTACCACCCAACCAAACCCCACCACATGGCGGCCACGACGACGGCAGTGGCGATTAAACTAGCAATAGCAGACGGTATATTAACCGCCATGTGGGTGTTTTCGGCGTCCACAATCGGCCTCTTTACTTACTTAATTTCTACTTCTATTGGGGTTCAGGGTTCATTCACTCTTGTCATTACTACTGCCATTGTTGCTACTTTGGTTTTTATCTTTACTTTTGTGGGTCAGTTACTTGGTGGTGCTAGTTTTAATCCTACTGGTACCGCCGCTTTTTACGCTGCTGGTCTTACTCAGGATTCTCTCTTTTCCATGGCCCTTCGTTTCCCTGCTCAGGTTCTTTTTTAATGGACCCTTTTCTTTCTTGTCTTCTCTTTAACCTTTGCTTCTCCCACCCAAATTAGAATGTCTTCTGTTTTTGCTTAAATGGGTCACAAATGCAATGGCTATCATATATATTGAGTTGCGGTTTGTGAGGGGAGAAGTTCGGAGAAGACTCGAAAGAGACTGTCCATTGGATTGCTTGTGTCTTCATAGGATCAAGTTTTGGATCCGTTATGGGGGGATATTTAATAAGCGTGGTTGACTTGTGGATTGGGCATTCAATTGGGACTTGGGAGTGCTCTGATGGGGTTTTCGTTCCTTAAGGATTGTGTTTGTTGATAATTGTTTGGGAGTTCGGGCGGGGTTTCAATTAAGTGTGTCAATTCAAGTGTTTAGGGATTTAATTGGTCAGTGGAACATCAACCATGATCATTTTAAAACTGAGTTGAATTTTGTAATGATGAATTGACGAGTCATGGCCTTATGGGTTAAGTTTATTTCTTCTCAAACCTCTCTTGTTTCTAGTGGGCGAAGACCTAGGAATGTTGAATCATTGTCTCGGGAGATCGGCCAAATTTAAGGGTACAAGGATAGAATAGAGTCGTAGCTTAGTCTTTTGGACAGATCTTTATGTCAAGGGAAGAGACAAGATTTTCACTTTCTCAGTAAATGGTGTAGGTTACTAGTGTGAACATTAGATTAAGTTGGCGAAGGTATTGATCTATCTTATACGGAGGGAATTTAGCATATTCTACTAATAGTTAAGACTTTGTAAGATTTTAAGATTCCGTCATATCGGCAAACAATAGTTATAAAAGACGTAAGCATTCAGATTGCTATTCAATTTGGTCATACAATTCGGCTCAGATTTATTTTTACTGGTTGTTTAGGGTCACTAATTTAAGTGCCGTTTAGTATGGTGACCTAGTGTATTGTCGGTGCAATTTCCGACATAATTTTCACCACTGATCACCTTTTGAAACAGGCTTTGTGTGTTCAAGATGAGGGTGATGTTGTGTACTTCGGAAAACCCTTACTTCGACATAGGACAGGAGCCTTTTGAGGCGTTGGGGTAATGTTATATTTGTGAAATCCAGATGTGGTAGACACTATCAAAGATATTACTATGTCATTTTGCAGGCTGCTGGTGCTGTTGGTGGTGCTTGGGCAATCTCAGAAGTGATGCCAAGTCAGTACAAACACATGTTGGGTGGACCTTCTATTAAAGTGGATTTGCATACTGCAGCGGCAGCAGAAGGGGTGTTGACTTTTCTTATAAGCTTGAATGTCCTCATTATTCTTCTCAAAGTCCCTGGGGGGTCCCTTGTGAAGACATGGTTGCTTGCGATGGCTACAGTCACTTTGGTGGTTCTTGGTTCCGGTTATACAGGACCTTCCATGAATCCTGCCAATGTGAGTATATTTCTGACAAAAAAGATACTGTATTACttccatgttttttttttctagcGATCCTATCTGTATTCTAGCTGATTCTTAAAGTTGGGATTTTAGGGTCTTTTGAGACCGCCCTTCTTATTCCAAGAGGCCCTTGGTTTTTTTTACCAATGTTAAGTGAGCCACAATTTccatttccaatggagccaaaacCTCATTGTTCTTTGGTTATGGATTATGATCCTTGAAGAAAGCTGACATTAAAATTTAGAAAACAACCTTCCTGTGTTAACTAGGTGTAAGACTACGTACATCCGACCACCCTTTTCCCACCATTGAGCTCTTGAGCTAGACAAATCTCGACCTCAGATCTTGAATACAACCACTCAATAACTTCAATAGCTAGCTTAGCTTGCATTTACATTCCCCCACAGGAGGCTGTAGAAAAGGCATTCCAGCCACTCGCAAATCTGATACGTATTTCATCTCTCATTTATGTGATTGCTGTAATTGCAGGCATTCGGATGGGCATACATGAAAGGAATGCACAACACATGGGACCAGTTCTATGTTTATTGGATATGCCCCTTCATTGGTGCTATACTGGCTGCAATGGTGTTCCGTGCTATCTTCCCAGAGCCGAAAAAGCCGAAGAAAGCTCCTAAGAACAAGAAGGCAGACTAGTGTGCTTTCTTTTAATTTGTACCAAGCTATTGATTGTTCATATATTAGGCTGGTTTTATGCAAGTATATTTTGTCCCTCTTATATTCTATTAGTTACATCATAAATACTTGAGACTTGAGAGGGTGTATTGCTGATCTACTTCTACTTAAAAAAAATTGTGCAATTAAGAGTTCCAACGATCTAGTATTAAAGGGTACCCCGAAACaaatatttttttgaaatttttgtatTATCTTACTTAATATCTTCAAGTTCTTCGAATTTTCAACTACATATCTCGAAAAATGAGAAGAATATATATGATATATGATTTGGTGGTTAATACTTAATAGTTTGTTCTAACGACGAAGTCTTTGATTGTTAGACTTAGAGTGGGTGATGAAGGCGTTATTGTGGGTGATGCTAAAGTTTTAGTGACACTTTGTATAGAACTTGTGTCTCTACCTCGATGTCTTTCCCAGTCTCGCTTCTGTGATTTGGAAATGATGGGGTTGTCGAGGTTGGTGGAATGGATGTTTGGAGTGGGGTGATCCTTTTTCTCTTGTTGGGTTTGAGGCTTTTAGGGTTCAAATAACTGGTTGAGTTAAAGGTTAAGTCAATGGGGGTAATATTAGTTGGATTCGTTTCATTTCTCTTTATGTCAATTCTTGTAAACCAACTCTCCccctcgaaaaaaaaaaaaataatacaaGTATCTTACAAatgaacaaacataaaaaaaacatgCAAAATTTAAAATAGACCCATAGTTGCATAAAATTAACGAGTAAAGATCAAAATACATGAAACGGCTCTCCTACAACATAGCTCAAATTTCCAAACTGATTTCTAGGTCGAGCTCAGATTTCTAAACCGGTTATTATGAACTTATTCAAGGTTGAAtctatcaatcaatcaatcaatcaatcaatactatatattaatttcagaaaccaagggacttcaatgtaattaaagaaatctatacaaattaattatactatatagttttaaatcgataaaGAGTGTGATAGACGCGATAaagggacctcaatgtaaatattatatagttttggttaaaagtataatataaagatgtcttgatgaagaatatttatggaaattacattaaattaaagtaattaaatttagaaaacacaagaatatagtgattttccttaaaattaacatgccccacttatttaattaattagtatcatcatagaattatagTATAGTATTgattaaatgtagtaaaagtaatagtagcagcagcaagattaataaaattaacggtattaatgtagtgaaagtaactacgaatgtagtgaaagtaatagtggtaacaatgagaaaaagtatgaacaattaaataaccaatcgactcaagaaagtattttatttatttaaatataggccggataaaattaacgggaataatggatttaacagaaaaaaatagaagaattagtaaaagaaacaatagtaaccacgggagtagtgaacgtaatgatattaagaaagaatgtcgtgaaagtaataatattaatagcggggtagtgaacgtgtctcataatttgaaaataaattttacatttcatcataattaaaagatatgccgtagaaaaatatattacaaatagtaaacgtgtgagttagacaactccaacatagtttatttcattgaaataaaatttaacggtaaatagaggtagcccgggtgaagccgggcaccaaacctagtgaTAAATATATTCTAAGGTGTTGTTTGGTAAACATCATATTAGGTGAAATTATTAGGATTTCGACTTAAATAATAGATTGACCAATCAATCTACTAATTTCATGTGTTTGGTTAACGGAGTATTCAAATATCATATTGGCCGGAATCTACTACTTTTAAACATTATGCTAATAGAAGCATATTATAATAGCATATTCATTTTGGACATGAAAATGGTGGTTTTATCATataatctgctaattaccaaacacgtTTTCTAAGTTCTGCTAATTTAATTTGATGGTAAAAAATGGTACTAATCCGTCAATCGTATTCTGCTAACATCTATACAATAATACATAAAGGGTAGATTGAGTGGCTAATTGAACGACACGTGATGGAATAACTTNNNNNNNNNNNNNNNNNNNNNNNNNNNNNNNNNNNNNNNNNNNNNNNNNNNNNNNNNNNNNNNNNNNNNNNNNNNNNNNNNNNNNNNNNNNNNNNNNNaccacaaccacaatcacaaccacaaccgtcacaatacaattacgatactaagcaatcacaatacaatcacaacgaccgacacactagaccatctacagaaactgagtaggcgaacctacctttaagcaaccgcaaccaatccacgtcGACATacaacatatccagcaatcaagcaaagcctataaccacaatacaaatatctattactatcaagcaaaccctaactgtaaagaacaaggacacgggtgatgattatgacatacctatagggagaaactcagcaaaagaccgctacccgactcaagtgacgctctcctaaggcacaaggatcttcaagaaggcttccatggaggttttgaggtgaagggaaggaaaGAGGCGAtcgaaggataggaggaaagtggcggaagtgatttgcggatttaacaaaacgcgatataaaaccctcgctgaaaactcggtactcgatcgagtacccaacatactcgatcgagtggccccctaatcgatcgagtaacctagctactcgatcgagtagcctctactctatcgagtaccactcttaacacggaacccaagatggttttggcactcacttctaagactattcccgctcccaaggtcggtcaacgccgGTCAAAAGGTCTCTAAAAGGGTGGGTATTATGatcttcccccttaaaagaacttcgtccccgaagttcaactcacctatccccCACACAAGATACGGAAACAACACGACCTCACCAAACTTCCTACTCAAACCATTACTCCCTGGAattaccatcccccatgtcatcatcatcaccgtatAACGCTCtattcatacatatatatatatatatatatatatatatatatatatatatatatatatatcgactcTTGCAACTATCATACAAACATTATCATCATCGactgtcactctatatgtatGCATCAACTCTTACAAACTATTATATATCAAGCATCGACCTCGCAATACGAACCAACACAGACGACCATCACTCATCATATGATAACAACTATCAACCCGAAACGTATCTCATATCAGCCTCATACCGCACAACTAACACCACTGTGTTACTCACTAATTCATTCTATTACGACGCATCGCACCACAACTAGCTCTTTATGACGgtcctttaaaacatactatcacattTACTTCAATGAACTAAAGCAACCACTTACACTACATACAAGCAATGTGATCAAAGTGCTAGAAAATTTTGTAATCAACTAACAAAACATTGTAAACGAATAACAACATAACTTCAAAatcagctttttttttttttttttttgcgacattactcttcccctctaaaaggaacttcgtccccgaagttcaccaccgaaaTTACAACGCATATTACTTATTACTTGATTCCTAACATGTATTAgaaacatattatttattatggacattactcgctaagcataaACTCGTTGAATTATAAATCATATACATACATCGGGATAACTAGCCGCTGTCGATAAAGTACGTTAATATCGTATGCACAAACGTATGAAgaaatgtaacttcaatgaatgaatggtaatatggcatatgtaatattaaaacaaTCAAGAAACCGTCACCACGTCACTAATTGTTACAAATATAcatataaaaccgaaacttgacttccaacatatgaaattaacggttcaaaggtgttactacgcactaacaactacattaaacatcaaacttgcaattataaaacaattgaacatttttaattttcgaaagcCTCCGTATgtgtgctactcgatcgagtatgtagcggtactcgatcgagtgccatgctactcgatcgagtgtcttggctactcgatcgagtagcccatgATCGAATGATTTACTTCATACatgcctgcagctactcgatagagtacggggtactctgtcgagtacctacaggccaaagtGCCTATAAAACTCGTCATAAACCAGCACACATGTACGTAGTCGTCATATAAATCGAGTCGGGATGACTCCCCGACTCCCAACATCCTGCAACAAGGTCAAAGTAGAAAacccggccttatggccaacaatacaagtccaaaATCAAAGTTTCGATTGGAACAACTACCAACGTCTAACAACACTACCAATCCACTAAaaccaactaccatcaacaaagataaaaacaaggagtatcactcctcctgctgctcaaccatcacctcatcatcaccaccacctccgGAAGTACCCGCTCCtgatgacccaatccccgcatccactcctgctcctgctcctgggctcacgtaccatggggtcaagccaccatagGAAAAgaact contains the following coding sequences:
- the LOC141653444 gene encoding aquaporin SIP1-2 isoform X2, which codes for MASKTGAIKVAIGDLIITFAWLFCSSAFGIAATVIAEAVGVEVTSNWIHLILALIISVHIVIFDAIALMLGGASFNPTGNAMFYTAGLPGDTLFSMALRFPAQAAGAVGGAWAISEVMPSQYKHMLGGPSIKVDLHTAAAAEGVLTFLISLNVLIILLKVPGGSLVKTWLLAMATVTLVVLGSGYTGPSMNPANAFGWAYMKGMHNTWDQFYVYWICPFIGAILAAMVFRAIFPEPKKPKKAPKNKKAD
- the LOC141653444 gene encoding aquaporin SIP1-2 isoform X1 — encoded protein: MAATTTAVAIKLAIADGILTAMWVFSASTIGLFTYLISTSIGVQGSFTLVITTAIVATLVFIFTFVGQLLGGASFNPTGTAAFYAAGLTQDSLFSMALRFPAQAAGAVGGAWAISEVMPSQYKHMLGGPSIKVDLHTAAAAEGVLTFLISLNVLIILLKVPGGSLVKTWLLAMATVTLVVLGSGYTGPSMNPANAFGWAYMKGMHNTWDQFYVYWICPFIGAILAAMVFRAIFPEPKKPKKAPKNKKAD